AATACCCTCTGCGACATTGCTCTATTCCTCTTTCACCATAAAAACCCTGTCTTTGTGCCCTTTCACTCACTTCCGAATGTCGGGTTGCGGAATCGCTGCGCGCGCGCAAATCAGCTTGACAAGCCAAATCGACAGCAACTATAATGAAACCGGTTTACAGAGAACGAGATGCATAAGGTCACCCCGGCTCAAACTCCGGGATATTCGGACAGCCTGCACCAGAGGAATCGTCGATTTCGTGAAGTTCCTTCACGCCTTCAAAAGAGATGTCCATAGAGAAGGGTGAATTTCGTGAGGAAGTTTCCGCCGCGAATCGGACGATGCAGTATTCTCAATGTCTAGCCAGCTTAGAGGAGAGAAGCTATGACTGTCGAACGCGAAAGCATGGAAGTTGACGTGTTATTCGTCGGCGGAGGACCGGCGAATTTGGCTGCCGCCCTCCATCTCAGACGCTTGATCGCCAAGCATAACGAAGAAATCGAGAGTGGCGCAAAACAGGGCGAAATATTCAGTGATGAATTGATGATCGCTCTCATCGAAAAAGCGCAGGAAGTCGGGCTTCACGGACTCTCCGGCGCAGTGCTGGACAAAAAAACCCTCCTCGAGTTGTTCCCGGATTTTGATGAAAACTGTGGCGCAGTGGATTGCAAAATCGTTTCCGAAGAAGTTCTCATGCTCACCCCCAGCGGAAAAATAAAGGCGCCGATTACGCCGCCTCCGCTGAACAATCACGGCTTTTATACCGTCTCCCTCGCAAAGTTGACCAAATGGATGGTCGAACAGGTGGAGGCCGCCGGCGTTGATCTTTTCGCCGGGTTCCCCGGAGTCGAACTCCTCTACGAGGATAACAAGGTGGTCGGCGTGAGGACCGGCGATAAGGGCCTCGACCAGCAGGGAAATCAGAAATCCAACTTCGAACCGGGGTATGACCTGCTCGCAAAGGTCGTCGTGCTGGGCGAGGGGCCCCGGGGGTTCCTGGCAAAACAGTTGATCGAAAAATTCGGACTGGACAGAGGACGCAATCCGCAGACTTACCTTACCGGCGTAAAAGAGATATGGAAGCTTGCCGAGGGCAAACTGAAACCCGGCCACGTTATCCACACGATGGGGTACCCGCATGACATGAAAACCTACGGCGGCGGCTTCATCTACAGCATGAAGGAAAACATGGCCTCCGTCGGATTGCTCACCGGCCTCGACGCGCGCGACCCGCAGGTCGACCCGCACCGCTATTTCCAACTGTTCAAGATGCACCCCATGGTCCGCGAACTCCTTCAGGGCGGTGAGATCATGCAATACGGCGCCAAAACCGTCCCCGTCGGCGGATGGTATTCAGTGCCAAAGCTCGCAGTTGATGGGTGCGTTCTTGTAGGCGATTCCGCATCGCTGTTCAATACCATGCGAATCAAGGGGATCCACCTGGCGATGAAATCCGGAATGCTCGCCGCAGAGACCATTTTCGATGCGC
Above is a genomic segment from Candidatus Abyssobacteria bacterium SURF_5 containing:
- a CDS encoding electron transfer flavoprotein-ubiquinone oxidoreductase, with amino-acid sequence MTVERESMEVDVLFVGGGPANLAAALHLRRLIAKHNEEIESGAKQGEIFSDELMIALIEKAQEVGLHGLSGAVLDKKTLLELFPDFDENCGAVDCKIVSEEVLMLTPSGKIKAPITPPPLNNHGFYTVSLAKLTKWMVEQVEAAGVDLFAGFPGVELLYEDNKVVGVRTGDKGLDQQGNQKSNFEPGYDLLAKVVVLGEGPRGFLAKQLIEKFGLDRGRNPQTYLTGVKEIWKLAEGKLKPGHVIHTMGYPHDMKTYGGGFIYSMKENMASVGLLTGLDARDPQVDPHRYFQLFKMHPMVRELLQGGEIMQYGAKTVPVGGWYSVPKLAVDGCVLVGDSASLFNTMRIKGIHLAMKSGMLAAETIFDALLKKDFSQAQLGKYEEAVKNSYIKEEMWKCRNFHQGFHGGRYAGLLHAGIQFVTGGRGMIDPMKAEADHKSTVTINQYYNGRNPEEVNKVSFDGKLTFDKLTDVYHSGTVHEEQQPCHCKILNPDYCSDANCKAKYNRPCVKFCPAFVYEEQVDEATGKSSLKLNPSNCLHCKTCDIKCPYANILWTPPEGGGGPKYSLV